The proteins below are encoded in one region of Castor canadensis chromosome 6, mCasCan1.hap1v2, whole genome shotgun sequence:
- the LOC141423962 gene encoding sperm motility kinase 2B-like encodes MERKVKNSFFGENIVTKHYTILHTLGQGGFGEVKLAQHRVTGAQVAIKIVSKGEQSFTSISSEVAIMKSIEHPNIVRLFHVIESKKSVYMVMEFASGGDLHDYVLEKGQVEEGEARKLFYQITCALSYCHSKGIVHHDLKPENILVDGSGSVKLSDFGLSAIVQAGEKLLMFCGTDVFWAPELFDGKAYEGPPVDVWSLGMTLYYILTGSLPFSEDTTCELEQQIRHLTFQFPACLSAEVQQLTHYILTADPRGRPTVADIIQHPWLKADQEQRQEIPPTQSYRNVLGTMRGLGYHSQEIRDSLMKKSYNHIMATFLLLQHQTPQGDSSSRQEEEVKDCDDPPCLPLTDPVNSFQRRLSATALHSVIKSVAPEHQKGGDRQKGRRPASWPAVATCRGPTKARNIRASHCGIQDARHDTSDGQKGERGSVSSGLPPRPPTLGAESPITSGQPQSGTIRPTQGDDDHGGTTTFRKKWRRAARGLAKFVRGLCCCCVLVSKRKSQLHAFGETGQGSSKCGG; translated from the coding sequence ATGGAGCGGAAGGTGAAGAACAGCTTTTTTGGTGAGAACATCGTCACCAAGCATTACACAATTCTGCACACCCTTGGCCAAGGCGGGTTTGGTGAGGTAAAACTGGCCCAGCACAGAGTTACAGGAGCCCAGGTGGCCATCAAAATTGTTTCCAAAGGGGAGCAGAGCTTCACCTCCATATCCTCGGAGGTGGCTATAATGAAGTCTATAGAGCACCCAAACATTGTGCGTTTATTTCATGTGATCGAATCAAAAAAATCGGTGTATATGGTGATGGAGTTTGCCTCTGGGGGAGACCTCCATGACTACGTCTTGGAGAAAGGCcaggtggaggagggggaggctCGCAAATTGTTCTATCAGATCACCTGTGCACTGAGCTACTGTCACAGCAAGGGCATTGTGCATCACGACCTCAAGCCAGAGAACATCTTGGTGGATGGCAGTGGCTCAGTGAAACTCAGTGACTTTGGCCTCAGTGCCATTGTCCAAGCCGGGGAAAAATTGCTCATGTTTTGTGGCACCGATGTTTTCTGGGCGCCTGAACTTTTTGATGGGAAGGCCTACGAGGGGCCTCCCGTGGACGTGTGGAGTCTAGGAATGACTTTATATTACATCCTGACGGGCTCGCTCCCCTTTAGCGAAGACACCACCTGTGAGCTGGAGCAGCAGATCAGGCATCTGACGTTCCAGTTTCCAGCATGCCTGTCTGCAGAGGTGCAACAACTGACCCACTACATCCTGACTGCCGACCCCAGAGGGAGGCCCACTGTGGCTGATATCATCCAGCACCCCTGGTTAAAGGCAGACCAAGAACAGAGGCAGGAGATACCCCCCACCCAATCCTATCGCAACGTCTTGGGAACGATGCGTGGACTGGGGTATCATTCCCAGGAGATCAGGGACTCTCTAATGAAAAAGTCCTACAATCATATTATGGctaccttcctcctcctccagcatcAGACACCACAGGGGGACAGTTCCAGCAGACAAGAGGAAGAGGTCAAGGACTGTGACGATCCTCCTTGCCTGCCCCTGACAGACCCTGTCAACTCCTTCCAGAGGCGACTCAGTGCAACTGCCCTTCACTCCGTCATCAAATCGGTAGCCCCGGAACACCAAAAAGGTGGCGATAGGCAGAAGGGCCGCAGACCAGCCTCGTGGCCTGCTGTAGCCACCTGCAGGGGACCCACGAAGGCCAGAAACATCAGAGCCTCCCACTGCGGCATTCAGGATGCCCGGCATGATACCAGCGATGGTCAGAAGGGAGAGCGAGGCAGCGTGTCCAGTGGgctgcccccccgcccccccaccctgGGCGCAGAAAGTCCCATCACCAGTGGGCAACCCCAGAGTGGCACAATCAGGCCCACTCAGGGAGATGATGACCATGGAGGGACCACGACCTTCAGGAAGAAGTGGAGGAGAGCTGCCCGTGGCCTTGCCAAATTCGTCAGGGGCCTCTGTTGTTGTTGTGTGCTGGTCAGCAAGAGAAAAAGTCAACTTCATGCTTTTGGAGAGACGGGCCAAGGGTCAAGTAAGTGTGGCGGGTGA